From Pseudomonas sp. AN-1:
GCGAGGAGATCGACGAGCGCGCCCGCGCCGAGGCGCGCCTGCGCGAGGCCAAGCGCGAGGCCGAGCAGGCCAACCTGTCGAAGACCAAGTTCCTCGCCGCGGTCAGCCACGACCTGCTGCAGCCGCTCAACGCCGCACGGCTGTTCACCAGCGCCCTGCTCGAACAGCCGGTGCCGGCGCCCAGCGCCGGGCTGATCCGCAACGTCAGCAACTCGCTGGAGGACGTGGAGAGCCTGCTCGGCACCCTGGTCGACGTGTCCAAGCTCGACGCCGGGGTGATCAAGCCCGACGTCGGTGCCTTCGCCGTCGCCGACCTGCTCGACAACCTGGCCGCCGAATACCGGCAGATCGCCGCCAGCGAGGGGCTGACCCTCGACTTCGTGCCCAGCTCGGCGCTGGTCAAGAGCGACACCCAGCTGCTGGCGCGGGTGCTGCGCAACTTCCTCAGCAACGCCATCCGCTACACCGCCAGCGGCCGCGTGCTGCTCGGCTGCCGGCGCCGTCCCGGCGGGCTGTCCATCGAGGTGTGGGACACCGGCGCCGGCATCGCCCCAGACAAGCTCGGCGAGATATTCCAGGAGTTCAAGCGCGGCGCCCCGGTGCGCGCCACCCAGGATCGCGGCCTGGGCCTGGGCCTGGCCATCGTCGAGAAGATCGTGCGCATGCTCGGCCACCGCATCCGCGTGTCCTCGCGCGAGGGCATCGGTTCCTGCTTCGCCGTCGAGGTGCCCTACGCGCGCAGCGTGGCGCGCCCGCGCGAGCAGAGCGAACTGCTGCCGCCGCCCGGCGAGCACCTGCAGGGCGCGCGGGTCTGGGTGGTCGACAACGACGCGGCGATCTGCGCCGGCATGCGCACCCTGCTGGAGGGCTGGGGCTGCAACGTGGTCACCGCGCTGTCCGGCGACGACCTCGCCCGCCAGGTCGACACCGTGCAGGGCGTGGCCGACATCCTGATCGTCGACTACCACCTCGACAACGGCCACACCGGCGCCGAGCTGGTCCAGGAACTCAACGCCCGGCGCAGCGTTCCGCTGCCGGTGCTGATGATCACCGCCAACTACAGCAACGACCTCAAGCAGCAGATGCGCGACCTCGGCCAGGTGCTGATGCACAAGCCGGTGCGGCCGATGAAGCTGAAGACGGCGATGAGCCATCTGCTGGAGCGGGGGAGGGGGTAGGGACGCCGTCGACGCGGAGCGCGACGGGAAGACGCCTGCAGTGCAGGACCTCGACTAGGCTGAGGTGGTCGTTCCTCCACCGTCCACAGGAGACGCAGCCCCATGCTCCCGACCTCCCTCAAGCGCGGCCTGGCGCTGGCCGCCCTGACCCTCGGCTGCAGCGCCTTCGCCCAGGCCGAGATGACCTTCTTCATCACCAGCACCGGCATGGGCAAGGGCGCCGATCTCGGCGGCCTGGCTGGCGCCGATGCGCACTGCCAGAAGCTCGCCGAGGCCGTCGGTGCCGGCGGCCACACCTGGCGCGCCTACCTCAGCGCCAGCGCCCGTGACGGCCAGCCGGCGGTGAACGCCCGCGACCGCATCGGCACGGGCCCCTGGCACAACGCCAAGGGCGAGTTGATCGCCCAGGACGTCGCCCAGTTGCACGGCGACAACCACCTGAACAAGGAAACCGGCCTGGACGAGCGCGGCATGCCGGTCAAGGGCCGTGGCGATGCACCGAACATGCACGACATCCTCACCGGTTCGCAGGCCGACGGCACCGCCTTCGCCGGCGCGGAGGACCGCACCTGCGGCAACTGGACCAGCAGCACCACCGGCGCGGCCATGGTCGGCCACCACGATCGCAAGGGCCTGGACGACAGTGCGCCAGCGCGCTCGTGGAACTCCTCGCACCCCTCGCGGGGCGGCTGCAGCAACGAGGCGCTGGCGTCGTCGGGCGGGGCGGGACTGCTGTACTGCTTCGCGGCGGATTGAGGAAGGGCGCCACGTCCGTGTGGCAGGGAGGAAGGCGGGGAGGTCTCAGCGGCGCAGGTAGGCGCTGAAGTCGATGTCGCCGGCGCTGAGGATGGCCTGCACGCGGTTGTGCACGCCGAGCTTGCGCAGGATGGCGGAGACGTGGGCCTTGACCGTGGTCTCGGCGATGTCGAGGTTGTAGGCGATCTGCTTGTTGGACTCGCCCTTGGTCATGCGTTCGAGCACCAGCAGCTGCTTGCGGGTCAGCGCCTGCAACAGCTCCGGCGGGATGCCCGGCTCCTCGTGGCTGGTGCGCCGCGGACTCTGCTTGCTAGAGCGGATGATGTCCGAGGGCAGGTAGACGTTGCCGTTGAGGATCTGCTCGATGGCCTCGGTCATCTGCGCGCGCGGCGAGGACTTGGTGATGAAGCCGACCGCGCCGTAGGTGATCGCCTGCAGGACGATCTGCTTGTCCTCCTCGGCGGAGACGATCACCACCGGGATGGTCGGCGCCTCGTTGCGCAGGGTGATCAGGCCGTTGAGGCCGTGCATGCCGGGCATGTTGAGGTCGAGCAGGATCAGGTCGAGGTCGTCGTGTTCCTGGGTCAGGCTCAGGGCGCTGTCGAGGTCGGAGGTTTCCATCACCTCGCTGTCCGGGAAGCCGTCGGCGATGACGTTGTGGATCGCCTCGCGGAACAGCGGGTGGTCATCGGCGATGAGGATCTTGTACATGGCCTTCACCTGGATTCTTGTCGTTGTCGAATGGGGTGCCGGCTCAGGGCAGCGGCTCGGGGGTGGCGGCCTGCACCGGCAGTCCGGCCTGTTGCCAGGCGTCGATGCCGTCACGGTACCAGTACAGCCGGGTGTAGCCCAGCGCGGCGGCACGCCTGCTGGCGTTCCACGACAGCCAGCAGTCGGACTTGCAGTAGAGCACCAGTGGCCGGGCGCGGTCGCCGCCGCTGGCCCGCTCCAGGTAGTGGGCGAAGTAGTCCAGCCACTGCGCCTCGGGCCGGCCCTCGCCGACGTTGGCCAGCCACAGGCTGCCGGGGATGTTGTGGTGGGGTTCGTCGCTGGCGAAGCGGCCATGCAGCCAGGGACGGCGGAACACGTCGATCAGCACCGGCGGCTGGTCGCTGGCGAGCAGCTGCTGCAGGGTGGCGGTATCGATGGTCTGCGCACCTTTCACGCTGGCCGGCGTGGGGCTGCGGTAGCGGTCCAGGCGGTAGCCATCGGTGGAGAACAGCGCTTCCTCGCCGGCCTGGGCGGGCAGCAGGCCCAGAAGCAGCGGCAGACAGAGCATGGCGGCGAGCAGTCGCGACATGGCAGGGTTATCCCTTGTTGTTTGCGACTATTTATCGGTCAGGCGCAGTGCTTTGGGAATCCTGCGATAGGGGGCAAGGGGCGCTACCAAAGTAGTAATCAGGGCAGGCCCGCTCCCAGGAAGCGCCCGGTGACGGCCTTGCCGCCGTGGATTCAGGTCGACGGCGTGGCCTGTCGGCGCCCGGCGTCGAGCAGCGCCAGCCCGGCGAGCAGGCCGAGCGCGTACAGCGCATCCGTGCCGAGCATGGCCAGCACCGCCGCGCAGAGCAGGCCGGCGAGCGCGGCGACGATCCGCCAGACGCCGCGCAGCAGCACCACGCCGGCGGCCATGCTGAGCAGGTAGACCAGCACGAAGTTGCCGTTGGCATAGCGGATCAGCTCGTCGGTGGACAGCTGCAGCAGGGCGGCGCCGACCGCGCACAGCGCGCAGGCCAGCACCACCAGCAGCAGCGCGGTGCCGGGCATGCCGTGGCGGTTGCGCCGCGCCAGGGCGGCGGGCAGCTTGCCCTCGTCGGCCAGGCTCCAGATCAGCCGGGCGAAGCCCTGCACGTAGACGTTCATCGAGGCGAAGCAGGCCAGGTAGCCGACCACTGCGACCAGCAGCTTGGCCTGCGGGCCGAGCAGCCGCTCCAGCAGCCAGGGCAGCGAGGTGGCGTTGCGTTGCGCGTCGCCGTAGGCGTCGAAGCTCAGCACCGCCGCCGAGCAGGCCCAGTACACCAGGCCGGCGAGCAGCACGCCGAGCAGCAGCGCCAGCGGGAAGTCGCGGCGCGGGTTGCGGAACTCCTCGCCCAGGTGGGTGAAGGCCTCGATGCCGACGAAGCACCAGAACATCACCGCCAGCGCCGCCGGAATGCGCGACCAATGCTCGCCGAGCGGCGGCAGCAGCGGATGGTCGGCGCGCGGCAGCTCGCCGGCCCACCAGATCAGCGCCACGGTGGCGAGGATGGCCAGGGCGATCAGCCCCTGCACGATGCCGGAGGCGCGCGCCGGGCGCTGGCCGAGGGCCAGCATGGCGGCGAGGGTGGCCAGCTGGATGGCGAGGATCGCGCCGCGGTCGAGGTCGAACAGCGCCTGCCAGAAGCCGGTGGCGATCTGCAGCGCCGCCGGCAGGCCGACCGGCAGCACGGCGAGGAACATGAAGGCCACCAGCCGCTCCAGGCGGGCGCCGAAGGCGCGGCCGATCAGGTGCGGCGCGCCGCCGGCGTGGGGGAAGCGCCGGCCCAGCTGGGCGAAGGTGAAGGCCACCGGCAGCACCAGCACGATGAGCAGCAGCCAGGCCCACAGCGAGGCCGGCCCGGCCGCGGTGGCGGCCAGCGCCGGCACGGCGAAGATGCCGGTGCCGAGCAGCGAGGTGCTGAGCAGGGCGATGCCCTGCAGCAGGCCCAGTTCCTTGTTCAGACGACTCATGGGGTATGCTCGCACGCCTTGGTAGAGGCGCCATCATAGGCGTCCGCCCGCTCCGGCGCCGCCGGCGAACCGCCGTGTTTGACCGGCACATCGCCGCCTTTGCCCGTCAAACTGCCTGTTGTCGAGATACCCGCATGGACAAGTTCGATCGCCAGATCATCGCCCTGCTGCGCGAGGATGCGCGCACCCCCATCAGCCAGATTGCCCGTATGGTCAACCTGTCGCGCTCGGCGGTGGGCGAGCGGGTGCGCCAGCTGGAGCAGAGCGGGGTGATCCGCGGCTATCACGCCCAGGTGAGCGATCCGGCCGGCACCGGGGTCAAGGCCTATCTCGAACTGTTCTACAAGGACAGCCGCTGCCAGGAGTACGTCGAGCGCCTGCGCGGCTTCGCCGAGGTGCGCCAGTGCTGCGGGATCAGCGGTGAGACCGACATGATCGTGCTGGTCGAGGCGCCGAGCATGGCCCGGCTCAGCGAAGTGCGCGCCGAGATCGAGCGCTTCCCCGGCATCCAGCGGATCAAGACCCACGTGGTGGTGCAGGAGTGGGCGATGTAGCGCCGCGCGCAATCAGTCCGCGGCGAGGACGATCTGCCCGCGGCTGAGGTCGGCGAGCTGCCGGCTTACCGCGTCCAGCTGTCCGGCCGGCAGCGCCAGCTGCAGCAGGGCGCCAGTGGCGTCGAA
This genomic window contains:
- a CDS encoding response regulator transcription factor — protein: MYKILIADDHPLFREAIHNVIADGFPDSEVMETSDLDSALSLTQEHDDLDLILLDLNMPGMHGLNGLITLRNEAPTIPVVIVSAEEDKQIVLQAITYGAVGFITKSSPRAQMTEAIEQILNGNVYLPSDIIRSSKQSPRRTSHEEPGIPPELLQALTRKQLLVLERMTKGESNKQIAYNLDIAETTVKAHVSAILRKLGVHNRVQAILSAGDIDFSAYLRR
- a CDS encoding PQQ-dependent catabolism-associated CXXCW motif protein, translating into MSRLLAAMLCLPLLLGLLPAQAGEEALFSTDGYRLDRYRSPTPASVKGAQTIDTATLQQLLASDQPPVLIDVFRRPWLHGRFASDEPHHNIPGSLWLANVGEGRPEAQWLDYFAHYLERASGGDRARPLVLYCKSDCWLSWNASRRAAALGYTRLYWYRDGIDAWQQAGLPVQAATPEPLP
- the yjeH gene encoding L-methionine/branched-chain amino acid transporter, producing MSRLNKELGLLQGIALLSTSLLGTGIFAVPALAATAAGPASLWAWLLLIVLVLPVAFTFAQLGRRFPHAGGAPHLIGRAFGARLERLVAFMFLAVLPVGLPAALQIATGFWQALFDLDRGAILAIQLATLAAMLALGQRPARASGIVQGLIALAILATVALIWWAGELPRADHPLLPPLGEHWSRIPAALAVMFWCFVGIEAFTHLGEEFRNPRRDFPLALLLGVLLAGLVYWACSAAVLSFDAYGDAQRNATSLPWLLERLLGPQAKLLVAVVGYLACFASMNVYVQGFARLIWSLADEGKLPAALARRNRHGMPGTALLLVVLACALCAVGAALLQLSTDELIRYANGNFVLVYLLSMAAGVVLLRGVWRIVAALAGLLCAAVLAMLGTDALYALGLLAGLALLDAGRRQATPST
- a CDS encoding Lrp/AsnC family transcriptional regulator, with amino-acid sequence MDKFDRQIIALLREDARTPISQIARMVNLSRSAVGERVRQLEQSGVIRGYHAQVSDPAGTGVKAYLELFYKDSRCQEYVERLRGFAEVRQCCGISGETDMIVLVEAPSMARLSEVRAEIERFPGIQRIKTHVVVQEWAM